A genomic region of Micromonospora sp. NBC_01796 contains the following coding sequences:
- the deoC gene encoding deoxyribose-phosphate aldolase: MTATTTSARSDLSDLGRSEATLRTFLHGLPGVDQVGAEQRAAMLGTRSIKTTAKAWAIDLAIRMVDLTTLEGADTPGKVRALSAKAQRPDPADPSCPAVAAVCVYPAMVPVAAEALAGSGVHLASVATAFPSGQAPLEVKLADTAAAVAAGADEIDMVINRGAFLSGRYREVYDEIVAVKAACGDAHLKVILETGELATYDNVRRASWLAMLAGGDFIKTSTGKVPVAATLPVTLVMLEAVRDFRETTGRQVGVKPAGGIRTTKDAIKYLVTVNETAGEDWLSPDWFRFGASTLLNDLLMQRTKLTTGTYSGPDYFTLD; this comes from the coding sequence ATGACGGCGACAACGACGTCGGCGCGGTCCGACCTCTCCGATCTGGGGCGGTCCGAGGCCACGCTGCGCACCTTTCTGCATGGCCTGCCCGGAGTGGACCAGGTCGGCGCGGAGCAGCGGGCGGCCATGCTCGGCACCCGTTCGATCAAGACCACGGCCAAGGCCTGGGCGATCGACCTGGCGATCCGCATGGTCGACCTGACCACGCTGGAGGGCGCCGACACCCCCGGCAAGGTACGCGCGTTGAGCGCCAAGGCGCAGCGGCCCGATCCGGCCGATCCGTCCTGCCCGGCGGTTGCCGCCGTCTGCGTCTACCCGGCGATGGTTCCGGTCGCGGCGGAGGCCCTGGCCGGCTCGGGTGTGCACCTGGCGAGCGTGGCGACCGCCTTCCCGTCCGGGCAGGCGCCGCTGGAGGTGAAGCTCGCCGACACGGCGGCGGCGGTCGCGGCCGGTGCCGACGAGATCGACATGGTGATCAACCGGGGCGCGTTCCTCTCCGGGCGGTACCGCGAGGTCTACGACGAGATCGTGGCCGTGAAGGCGGCCTGCGGCGACGCCCATCTGAAGGTCATCCTGGAGACCGGCGAGCTGGCCACGTACGACAACGTGCGGCGGGCCTCCTGGCTGGCCATGCTGGCCGGCGGGGACTTCATCAAGACCTCCACCGGCAAGGTCCCGGTCGCCGCCACCCTGCCCGTGACCCTGGTGATGCTGGAGGCGGTACGCGACTTCCGCGAGACCACCGGGCGCCAGGTCGGGGTCAAGCCGGCCGGCGGTATCCGTACCACCAAGGACGCGATCAAGTACCTGGTCACGGTCAACGAGACGGCCGGCGAGGACTGGTTGTCACCGGACTGGTTCCGGTTCGGTGCCTCGACGCTCCTCAACGACCTGCTGATGCAGCGGACCAAACTGACGACCGGCACCTACTCCGGTCCCGACTACTTCACCCTGGACTGA